Proteins encoded by one window of Sorex araneus isolate mSorAra2 chromosome 3, mSorAra2.pri, whole genome shotgun sequence:
- the LUC7L3 gene encoding luc7-like protein 3 isoform X9, whose translation MISAAQLLDELMGRDRNLAPDEKRSNVRWDHESVCKYYLCGFCPAELFTNTRSDLGPCEKIHDENLRKQYEKSSRFMKVGYERDFLRYLQSLLAEVERRIRRGHARLALSQNQQSSGAAGPTGKNEEKIQVLTDKIDVLLQQIEELGSEGKVEEAQGMMKLVEQLKEERELLRSTTSTIESFAAQEKQMEVCEVCGAFLIVGDAQSRVDDHLMGKQHMGYAKIKATVEELKEKLRKRTEEPDRDERLKKEKQEREEREKEREREREERERKRRREEEEREKERARDRERRKRSRSRSRHSSRTSDRRCSRSRDHKRSRSRERRRSRSRDRRRSRSHDRSERKHRSRSRDRRRSKSRDRKSYKHRSKSREREQDRKSKEKGQKIRLLD comes from the exons GTTTGTAAATATTACCTCTGTGGGTTTTGCCCTGCTGAATTGTTCACAAATACGCGGTCTGATCTTG gtcCATGTGAAAAAATTCATGATGAAAATTTACGAAAACA GTATGAGAAGAGTTCTCGCTTCATGAAAGTTGGATATGAGAGAGATTTTCTGCGATACTTGCAGAGCTTACTTGCAGAAGTAGAACGTAGAATTAGACGAGGCCATGCTCGTTTGGCATTATCTCAAAACCAGCAGTCTTCTGGA GCAGCTGGCCCAACaggcaaaaatgaagaaaaaattcaaGTTCTCACAGACAAAATTGATGTACTCCTACAGCAG ATTGAAGAACTAGGATCTGAAGGGAAGGTGGAAGAAGCCCAGGGAATGATGAAATTAGTTGAACAGTTAAAAGAAGAGCGAGAATTGCTCAGATCGACAACCTCG ACTATTGAAAGTTTTGCTGCTCAAGAAAAGCAAATGGAAGTATGTGAAGTGTGTGGAGCCTTTTTGATAGTAGGAGATGCCCAGTCCCGGGTGGATGACCATTTGATGGGAAAACAGCACATGGGCTATGCTAAAATTAAAGCTACTGTAGAAGAATTAAAA gagaaattaagaaaaagaactgAAGAACCAGATCGTGATGAGCGTTTGAAAAAGGAGAAACAGGAacgagaagaaagagaaaaagagcgggagagagaaagggaagaaagagaaaggaaaaggcgaagagaagaggaagaaagagaaaaagaaagggctcgagacagagaaagaagaaagcgaaGTCGGTCACGAAGTCGGCATTCAAGTCGAACTTCTGACAGGAGATGTAGCCGATCTCGAGATCACAAAAGATCACGAAGCCGAGAGAGAAGGCGAAGCAG AAGTAGAGATCGACGACGAAGCAGGAGTCATGATAGATCTGAAAGAAAGCATAGATCTCGTAGCCGGGACCGAAGAAGATCAAAGAGCCGGGATCGAAAGTCATATAAGCACAGGAGCAAAAGTCGGGAGAGAGAACAAGATAGAAAATCCAAGGAGAAAG GGCAGAAGATAAGATTATTGGACTGA